From Kingella potus, a single genomic window includes:
- the rfaE1 gene encoding D-glycero-beta-D-manno-heptose-7-phosphate kinase yields MTFYSETLKPRLQQARVLVAGDVMLDRYWFGDVSRISPEAPVPVAKIDRTEHRAGGAANVARNITALGGRAALVSVTGDDEAGDVLQNLMAEYGVQALFSRDRTIATTVKTRVVARNQQLIRLDFEDAPTHEILDSVRQQFRNKLADCDVVILSDYGKGGLTHVSSFIEWARQAGKPVLIDPKGGDYAKYAGATLITPNRAELREVSGSWKSEADLCGKAQALRRSLGLQALLLTRSEEGMTLFRDGEPHHQPTQAREVFDVSGAGDTVIAALGLAMAAGLDLPEAMRLANAAAGVVVGKLGTAVCTFDELAQSL; encoded by the coding sequence ATGACCTTTTACAGCGAAACCCTCAAACCCCGCCTGCAACAGGCGCGCGTGCTTGTGGCGGGCGACGTGATGCTCGACCGCTACTGGTTCGGCGACGTATCGCGCATTTCGCCCGAAGCACCCGTGCCCGTGGCCAAAATCGACCGCACCGAACACCGTGCCGGCGGCGCGGCCAACGTTGCCCGCAACATTACCGCCCTGGGCGGCCGTGCCGCGCTTGTTTCCGTTACCGGCGACGACGAAGCGGGCGATGTCCTGCAAAACCTGATGGCGGAATACGGCGTACAAGCCCTGTTTTCCCGCGACAGAACCATCGCCACCACCGTCAAAACCCGCGTCGTCGCCCGCAACCAGCAGCTTATCCGCCTCGATTTCGAAGACGCGCCCACCCACGAAATACTCGACAGCGTCAGGCAGCAGTTCCGCAACAAACTGGCCGACTGCGACGTAGTCATCCTGTCCGACTACGGCAAAGGCGGCCTGACCCACGTTTCCTCGTTTATCGAATGGGCGCGGCAGGCCGGCAAACCCGTACTCATCGACCCCAAAGGCGGCGACTACGCCAAATACGCCGGAGCCACGCTGATCACCCCGAACCGCGCCGAGCTGCGCGAAGTCAGCGGAAGCTGGAAAAGCGAAGCCGACCTGTGCGGAAAAGCCCAAGCCCTGCGCCGCAGCCTCGGCTTGCAGGCACTGCTGCTGACCCGCAGCGAAGAAGGCATGACGCTTTTCCGCGACGGCGAACCGCACCACCAACCCACGCAGGCGCGGGAAGTGTTTGACGTGTCCGGCGCGGGCGACACCGTGATTGCCGCCCTCGGACTGGCCATGGCCGCAGGCCTCGATCTGCCCGAAGCCATGCGCCTTGCCAATGCCGCCGCAGGCGTGGTGGTGGGCAAACTCGGCACCGCCGTCTGCACGTTTGACGAACTGGCGCAATCATTGTAA